One segment of Nakamurella flava DNA contains the following:
- a CDS encoding exodeoxyribonuclease III, whose protein sequence is MTIATANVNGIRAAVRRGFAGWLAARNPDVLCLQEVRAGESDIPAGTCDGYHLAYHEGSQKGRAGVAVLTRTAPEAVRVGFGSAEFDTQGRYIEVDLPGPTPGDPAGRLTVASLYLPKGAASGEILDSKLRFCKQLAEHVRSRSAEAEATGGAYLVAGDFNIAPTQDDLKAWKTNLRSPGFLPVEREWFADLLAPPGGEGADSGTAPAVVDVLRRLHPDRPGPYTWWSWRGRQFDNDAGWRIDLHLASPSLAATAMVGGVDREASYEARVSDHSPVWVDYGWASS, encoded by the coding sequence ATCACGATCGCCACGGCGAACGTCAACGGCATCCGGGCGGCGGTACGTCGGGGTTTCGCGGGCTGGTTGGCCGCGCGGAACCCCGACGTGCTGTGCCTGCAGGAGGTCCGGGCCGGCGAGTCCGACATCCCGGCCGGTACCTGTGACGGCTACCACCTCGCCTACCACGAGGGGTCGCAGAAGGGTCGGGCCGGTGTCGCCGTCCTGACCCGGACCGCCCCGGAGGCCGTCCGGGTCGGGTTCGGCTCGGCGGAGTTCGACACCCAGGGCCGGTACATCGAGGTCGATCTACCCGGTCCGACACCGGGTGACCCGGCCGGCCGGCTGACGGTGGCGTCGCTGTACCTGCCCAAGGGGGCGGCGAGCGGCGAGATCCTCGACAGCAAGCTGCGTTTCTGCAAGCAGCTCGCCGAGCACGTGCGATCCCGGTCGGCGGAGGCGGAAGCCACCGGCGGTGCCTACCTGGTGGCCGGTGACTTCAACATCGCCCCCACCCAGGACGACCTGAAGGCGTGGAAGACCAATCTCCGCTCGCCCGGGTTCCTGCCGGTCGAGCGGGAGTGGTTCGCGGACCTGCTGGCCCCGCCCGGTGGCGAGGGTGCCGATTCCGGGACCGCCCCCGCGGTGGTGGATGTGCTGCGTCGCCTGCATCCCGACCGGCCCGGCCCGTACACGTGGTGGTCGTGGCGGGGGCGGCAGTTCGACAACGATGCCGGCTGGCGCATCGACCTGCACCTGGCGTCACCGTCGCTGGCCGCCACGGCCATGGTCGGGGGAGTGGACCGCGAGGCGTCCTACGAGGCCCGGGTGTCCGATCACAGCCCGGTCTGGGTGGATTACGGCTGGGCATCGAGCTGA
- a CDS encoding NADP-dependent isocitrate dehydrogenase: MAKIKVEGTVVELDGDEMTRIIWQFIKDKLILPYLDVNLEYYDLGIESRDDTNDQITIDAAHAIQKHGVGVKCATITPDEARVEEFGLKKMWRSPNGTIRNILGGVIFREPIIISNIPRLVPGWTKPIIVGRHAYGDQYRATDFRFPGEGQLTITFTPADGSKPIEHVVFDAPSSGVAMAMYNLDDSIRDFARASFNYGLSRKYPVYLSTKNTILKAYDGRFKDLFQEVFDAEFIDQFKAAGIIYEHRLIDDMVASALKWEGGYVWACKNYDGDVQSDTVAQGFGSLGLMTSVLMTPDGKTVEAEAAHGTVTRHYRQHQAGKPTSTNPIASIYAWTGGLKHRGKLDSTPEVTGFAETLEDVIIKTVESGKMTKDLAALVGRDQAWLTTEEFLSALDENLSTRLK; this comes from the coding sequence ATGGCGAAGATCAAGGTCGAGGGAACGGTCGTCGAGCTCGACGGCGACGAGATGACCCGCATCATCTGGCAGTTCATCAAGGACAAGCTGATCCTGCCGTACCTGGACGTCAACCTCGAGTACTACGACCTGGGCATCGAGAGCCGGGACGACACCAACGACCAGATCACCATCGACGCCGCGCACGCGATCCAGAAGCACGGGGTCGGCGTGAAGTGCGCCACCATCACCCCCGACGAGGCCCGCGTCGAGGAGTTCGGCCTGAAGAAGATGTGGCGGTCGCCCAACGGCACCATCCGCAACATCCTCGGCGGCGTGATCTTCCGCGAGCCGATCATCATCTCGAACATCCCGCGGCTGGTACCCGGCTGGACCAAGCCGATCATCGTCGGCCGGCACGCCTACGGCGACCAGTACCGGGCCACCGACTTCCGCTTCCCGGGCGAGGGTCAGCTGACCATCACCTTCACCCCGGCCGACGGTTCCAAGCCGATCGAGCACGTCGTGTTCGACGCCCCCAGCTCCGGGGTGGCGATGGCCATGTACAACCTGGACGACTCGATCCGCGATTTCGCGCGGGCGTCGTTCAACTACGGCCTGTCCCGCAAGTACCCGGTGTACCTGTCGACCAAGAACACGATCCTCAAGGCCTACGACGGCCGGTTCAAGGACCTGTTCCAGGAGGTCTTCGACGCCGAATTCATCGACCAGTTCAAGGCCGCGGGCATCATCTACGAGCACCGGCTCATCGACGACATGGTCGCCTCCGCGCTGAAGTGGGAGGGCGGCTACGTCTGGGCCTGCAAGAACTACGACGGTGACGTGCAGTCCGACACCGTGGCCCAGGGCTTCGGCTCGCTCGGCCTGATGACCTCCGTTCTGATGACCCCGGACGGCAAGACCGTCGAGGCCGAGGCCGCCCACGGCACGGTCACCCGGCACTACCGCCAGCACCAGGCGGGCAAGCCGACGTCGACCAACCCGATCGCGTCGATCTACGCCTGGACCGGTGGTCTCAAGCACCGCGGCAAGCTGGACTCCACCCCCGAGGTCACCGGCTTCGCCGAGACGCTCGAGGACGTGATCATCAAGACCGTCGAGAGCGGGAAGATGACCAAGGACCTCGCGGCGCTGGTCGGTCGGGATCAGGCCTGGCTCACCACCGAGGAATTCCTGTCCGCGCTGGACGAGAATCTCTCGACCCGCCTGAAGTAG